The sequence AACAGAGTATGTATGTTTTGCGTCATTATTATTGCGTATGAAATACAACAGCCTATGTGCCATAATTTTTATGTGTTGGGTTTGCCTTGGGGCTACTGCAACACAGGCTCAAAGGCAACATGATAACTGGTATTTCGGCACTAACGTAGCCTTTAACTTTAATACAGGTACCTCACCTGTAGAAGTGGCAAATGCCTCACAAATTACCGGCACCGTTAGTGCAACTGTTTCAAACGCAACTACAGGGCAATTGCTTTTTTATACCGATGGGATTACCGTTTGGAATCGTACCAATAACATTATGGATAATGGTGCAAGCATACTGTCAAACCCTGTTTGCGGTCATGTTACTTCTTGTCCCAACCCTGTAAAAGCAGGTCAGCATTATGTATTTATGTATAATAATGGCCAGCTTCGATACGCCTTGATTGATATGAACGAAAACGGCGGATTGGGTAAGGTAATTTCTATAGACAATTTATTAGCCCCCGCCATTGCCAACAAATTTGCCATAGCAAGGCACGAAACTACCGACAGTTATTGGCTGATAACTTTTAGAGGAAGCAACGGTAACGATACTTTTGAGTGTTACCCCATAACCAATGCAGGCATACAAACACCCATACGCTCAGTAATGGGCTTTCACAACGGAATAACTACGCTGGGCGATTTGGTAACCGACCGCGCTGGCGATAAAATTTTTATTGCATTTAATTCACCCACCACAGCCGCTATCAACCAATATAGTTTCAGCAAAACCTGCGGAACCGTAGGTACACCAAGAAACCTACCGATTGGTGCAGGCTGGAACAACGCTAAAAGTATAGCCTTCTCCCCTTCTAACTTGCAGATGTATGCAATTTTTGGTCAAAGCCAAGGGCGGGTAGTACAATACAGCGGCACCGATTTTCAGTCGAGCCAAGAGATAGCAAACAGTGCCCAAGCCTACAACGACATTAAACTAGGGCCTGACGGTAAGATATACATTACAAAAAACGTAGCGGGCAACCCAAGCGGGAGTATAGATGTGATTGAAAAACCTGATTTGTTTTCGCTGGCAGCCGCCTACATGACAAACAACCTTACTTTAAGCAATGGAAAAACGGCGACACGTTTTCCGGTGCTGATGTATGATATCTCTATCCCGGGAAATCCGGTAATTACTACAAAGGTTGATGTAAAAAACACCTGCTATAAAGACACCACGGTGTTCACCCCATCCAATATGCCTTTTTTGGATTCGCTATTGTGGGATTTTGACGACCCAACCAGTACGAATAAAACATCAACCAACGATATTCCTTCACACACATTTACCGACACGGGCACTTACAACGTATCGTTAAGTTGGTTTTTGTGCGGGCTTAAATACAGCATTTACAAAGAGGTATCAATAATTAAGCCTCCAAAAGTAACCCTTGGCCCCGATACTACACTTTGCTTTGAAGACACTATCACCCTGCAAGGCCCAAAAGGCAGTTTTGATTATACTTGGAACACCGGT comes from Bacteroidota bacterium and encodes:
- a CDS encoding T9SS type B sorting domain-containing protein, which translates into the protein MKYNSLCAIIFMCWVCLGATATQAQRQHDNWYFGTNVAFNFNTGTSPVEVANASQITGTVSATVSNATTGQLLFYTDGITVWNRTNNIMDNGASILSNPVCGHVTSCPNPVKAGQHYVFMYNNGQLRYALIDMNENGGLGKVISIDNLLAPAIANKFAIARHETTDSYWLITFRGSNGNDTFECYPITNAGIQTPIRSVMGFHNGITTLGDLVTDRAGDKIFIAFNSPTTAAINQYSFSKTCGTVGTPRNLPIGAGWNNAKSIAFSPSNLQMYAIFGQSQGRVVQYSGTDFQSSQEIANSAQAYNDIKLGPDGKIYITKNVAGNPSGSIDVIEKPDLFSLAAAYMTNNLTLSNGKTATRFPVLMYDISIPGNPVITTKVDVKNTCYKDTTVFTPSNMPFLDSLLWDFDDPTSTNKTSTNDIPSHTFTDTGTYNVSLSWFLCGLKYSIYKEVSIIKPPKVTLGPDTTLCFEDTITLQGPKGSFDYTWNTGSKDTILPVDTAGTYSLTISIGPKCIETDTISISFYPKLEVDFFDSTYFLCEEDGETLNLTAESGFATYLWEPGLTTNQTYTASKTGWYRVYVTNTKGCEAQDSVEIFTLCDNWLLLPEAFSPNNDLLNDTFAPVYTEVFNYGIEIYNRWGEKVFESNDPKKGWDGTYKNAFLPTDTYLWRLRYQGYFDKILRTYTKNGVVKLIR